The following coding sequences lie in one Treponema sp. OMZ 790 genomic window:
- a CDS encoding tetratricopeptide repeat protein encodes MKNKFILVFALCLIFIGCKKDPDLYLYDDMDNLKDEQKTLIEVLKKTESKEMSFAVKDRIAKNLKVKKKNKLLIVFLSSLVEKDPDDIYNGYWLLMLANEYMEQKMNEPAAYFFERVIKLDKDMEISGKSIQYLSLKNLINITSDPKRLVEYYSLLLSNFYDSIDPAYSYFMLAQNYEKLGEWHLAIQSYSKFIGLGRFDLVIPGIPDNYGYARKIVDYNSSTKSWTMESLDELLTTIKSAIQRKDFDTLERYRSKVNFFSMAWKQELSDIYGSPDFSLRNFMRGSYIKIEPEIDPSSTPYEAYLKTSGWNQYSRIWYLYFRKVNFPADPEIHGRWEWAGIYYGEKI; translated from the coding sequence ATGAAAAATAAATTTATTTTGGTTTTCGCTCTTTGTTTAATTTTTATAGGATGCAAAAAAGATCCTGACCTTTACTTATACGATGATATGGACAACTTAAAAGACGAGCAGAAAACCCTGATTGAAGTTTTAAAAAAAACGGAAAGCAAAGAAATGAGCTTTGCCGTTAAAGATAGAATAGCAAAAAATCTCAAAGTCAAAAAGAAGAACAAGCTGCTCATTGTCTTTTTGAGTTCCCTTGTAGAAAAAGACCCTGACGATATTTACAACGGCTATTGGCTTTTAATGTTGGCAAACGAATACATGGAACAAAAAATGAATGAGCCGGCAGCTTATTTTTTTGAAAGAGTTATAAAACTCGATAAGGATATGGAAATTTCGGGAAAATCCATTCAATATTTAAGTTTAAAGAATTTGATAAATATAACGAGTGATCCCAAGCGCCTTGTAGAGTATTACTCTCTTTTACTTTCAAACTTTTATGACAGCATTGACCCTGCTTATTCCTATTTTATGCTTGCACAAAATTACGAAAAACTGGGTGAATGGCATTTGGCAATTCAAAGCTATTCCAAATTTATAGGCCTCGGCCGTTTCGATTTGGTAATTCCCGGCATTCCCGACAATTACGGTTATGCCCGAAAAATCGTAGACTACAACTCGTCCACAAAAAGCTGGACAATGGAAAGTCTCGATGAACTTTTAACTACTATAAAATCGGCAATTCAGAGGAAGGATTTTGATACCTTGGAACGTTACCGCTCAAAAGTAAACTTTTTTTCGATGGCATGGAAGCAGGAACTTTCCGATATTTACGGGTCTCCCGATTTTTCTTTAAGAAATTTTATGCGCGGGAGCTATATAAAAATAGAACCCGAAATTGATCCGTCCTCTACACCTTATGAAGCTTATCTTAAAACCTCCGGGTGGAATCAATACTCAAGGATATGGTATCTGTATTTTAGAAAGGTAAACTTTCCTGCAGATCCCGAAATTCACGGAAGGTGGGAATGGGCCGGTATTTACTATGGAGAAAAAATTTAG
- a CDS encoding LysM peptidoglycan-binding domain-containing protein — MGRYLLWRKNLVKIRLILIVFVFFMFDGVHSASLDFTKDDPFKAWQFNKASLSYNRQKSLHGTVIVPNKYPLIEKFRNRYLNQDGLRYLEAIMKRSIPYRNFIIEELRRENMPPELLFLPVIESGFSPKAVSRSGAVGIWQFMRNSIGGYDIHIDEWVDERRDPWKTSVAAVKKLKWNYSYYNDWYLALAAYNCGVGALDKAIKKAGSRNYWYLAEKKFLKPETSLYVAKFLAIAEILMQSEKYGIDWGDALDYEATDIIPIRRSIDVVLLAEKVKADTDLFSALNPSLKFNITPPNIKYNLRIPMEHKAAVQDLLEKNTLLIKYYSYKVKSGDTLYALSKHYGVSIKSIMNYNYNVKPTALKIGQVLKIPALKTVTSYRRRRDEQNVDFNDLYTVKKGDTLWSIALRYNVQVETLAEKNGIEVNSVLSLGQKLKVPIIN; from the coding sequence ATGGGCCGGTATTTACTATGGAGAAAAAATTTAGTGAAGATACGTCTAATTTTGATTGTCTTTGTCTTTTTTATGTTTGACGGTGTTCATTCTGCATCATTAGATTTTACAAAGGATGACCCTTTTAAAGCATGGCAGTTTAATAAGGCATCATTGTCTTATAATCGTCAAAAATCGCTTCATGGTACGGTTATTGTACCTAATAAATATCCTCTTATCGAAAAGTTTAGAAACAGATATCTTAACCAAGACGGTTTAAGGTACTTGGAAGCGATTATGAAAAGATCTATTCCTTACAGGAATTTTATTATTGAAGAATTACGCAGAGAAAATATGCCCCCGGAACTTTTGTTCTTACCGGTAATCGAATCGGGATTTTCTCCTAAGGCTGTTTCAAGATCTGGAGCTGTCGGTATTTGGCAGTTTATGCGGAACAGCATCGGAGGCTATGATATTCACATTGATGAGTGGGTTGATGAAAGGCGGGATCCTTGGAAGACCAGCGTAGCGGCGGTAAAAAAACTAAAATGGAATTACAGCTACTATAATGATTGGTATCTTGCTCTTGCCGCTTATAACTGCGGAGTAGGGGCCTTGGACAAAGCTATAAAAAAAGCCGGAAGCCGCAATTACTGGTATTTGGCGGAGAAAAAATTCTTAAAGCCTGAAACTTCTCTCTATGTTGCCAAATTTTTGGCTATTGCAGAAATTTTGATGCAAAGCGAAAAATATGGTATCGATTGGGGCGATGCTCTCGATTATGAAGCTACAGATATTATTCCTATAAGGCGTTCCATAGATGTAGTTTTACTTGCAGAAAAAGTTAAGGCTGATACGGATCTTTTTTCTGCCCTTAATCCGTCCTTAAAATTTAATATTACGCCTCCCAATATAAAATACAACTTGCGTATTCCCATGGAGCATAAGGCTGCCGTTCAAGATTTGCTCGAAAAAAATACACTGCTCATAAAATATTACAGCTACAAGGTTAAATCGGGAGATACCCTTTATGCTCTGTCAAAACATTATGGCGTAAGCATCAAGTCGATTATGAACTACAATTATAATGTTAAACCTACAGCTCTTAAAATAGGTCAGGTTCTTAAAATACCTGCTTTAAAAACCGTAACTTCCTACCGCCGCAGAAGGGATGAGCAAAATGTTGACTTTAATGATCTTTATACGGTAAAAAAAGGAGACACCTTGTGGTCGATAGCCTTAAGATATAATGTTCAAGTTGAAACGCTTGCCGAAAAAAATGGAATTGAAGTAAATTCGGTACTTTCCTTAGGCCAAAAACTAAAGGTGCCGATAATAAACTGA
- the zapA gene encoding cell division protein ZapA, protein MSKGQLNIDLLGTSFAIQADETDEYLNRIYNHYLNVLDQVKQSSKVTDPLKLSILAGILIADELYKEEFSEQNSDDLIKKAFDMEKSAMRMIEKINEVI, encoded by the coding sequence ATGAGCAAAGGGCAATTAAATATAGATCTATTGGGAACTTCCTTTGCCATTCAAGCCGACGAAACCGATGAATATCTAAACCGAATTTACAATCACTATTTAAATGTTTTAGACCAAGTGAAGCAAAGCTCCAAGGTTACAGACCCTTTAAAGCTTTCCATCCTTGCAGGTATTTTGATTGCCGATGAGCTGTACAAAGAAGAATTTTCGGAACAAAATTCCGATGATCTAATCAAAAAAGCCTTCGATATGGAAAAATCGGCTATGAGGATGATTGAAAAAATAAACGAGGTGATATGA
- a CDS encoding OmpA family protein, protein MDKLLNKNKARKRNRGLILNCFFLFFFLFCFALNAYEPVLKSSSVQNWENGTIESLIKLDMNKSGFYLPSDRDAAFNTIEKYRPSLLKDIYLSVIVDSSHRLGNYLAEEKVNLNTINKIIEKGNYKNPHFSNDLSNALIKTSTEMHEIAKLFIKHKSPYVPSIPPNTTVSKAYTGILIDARGLLPVHGEYTKEKLQPCIFPKIWDKDMSMIYEKNMVDPAIAKKLGIVLYSSTLNEQMYREQIGTEPLRIIARGVFGQNRTDPVISIEDSSRILSRPENLKLLQEGRVVIVCDEDMLHVTEPFTPPDENYYFAYHDIELLLEKQKEKGIELSNPKNIIKITMYDIRFVADMPDVLPEEMGKIDIIAEALLKLGPYTKFLIEGHTADLNKPEDEKILSVQRAERIADEISKRGIDRSRIMTAGYGSTRPLAPSNNEKNMAKNRRVEITVIRE, encoded by the coding sequence ATGGACAAACTTTTAAATAAAAATAAAGCTCGTAAACGGAATAGAGGTTTAATCTTAAACTGCTTTTTTTTGTTTTTTTTCCTTTTTTGTTTTGCCCTAAATGCCTATGAGCCGGTACTTAAGTCTTCTTCTGTTCAAAATTGGGAGAATGGCACTATAGAATCCTTAATAAAACTGGACATGAATAAGAGCGGGTTTTATCTTCCAAGCGACAGGGATGCGGCCTTTAACACAATAGAAAAATACAGACCTTCGCTTTTAAAGGATATCTATCTTTCGGTTATAGTCGATTCTTCTCACCGTTTGGGAAACTATCTTGCAGAAGAAAAAGTAAATTTAAATACCATAAACAAGATAATTGAAAAAGGTAATTATAAAAATCCGCATTTTTCAAATGATCTTTCCAATGCGCTGATAAAAACAAGTACCGAGATGCATGAAATAGCAAAACTATTTATAAAGCATAAATCGCCTTATGTTCCTTCGATCCCTCCGAATACTACAGTCAGCAAGGCTTATACCGGTATTTTGATAGATGCAAGAGGTTTGCTGCCCGTACACGGCGAATATACAAAAGAAAAACTTCAACCCTGTATTTTTCCGAAAATTTGGGATAAGGATATGTCCATGATATATGAAAAAAATATGGTAGATCCTGCAATAGCAAAAAAACTGGGTATAGTTTTATATTCTTCGACTCTTAACGAACAGATGTACCGTGAACAGATAGGAACCGAACCCTTACGCATTATCGCCAGAGGCGTTTTCGGACAAAATAGAACGGATCCGGTTATTTCGATAGAGGATAGCAGCCGCATCTTATCGAGACCTGAAAACTTAAAACTTTTACAGGAAGGCAGAGTTGTCATAGTTTGTGATGAAGACATGCTCCATGTTACAGAGCCTTTTACACCGCCTGATGAAAACTATTACTTTGCCTATCATGATATTGAGCTCTTGCTTGAAAAACAAAAAGAAAAGGGTATTGAGCTTTCCAATCCTAAAAATATCATAAAAATAACCATGTACGATATTCGGTTTGTCGCAGATATGCCCGATGTTCTCCCTGAGGAGATGGGAAAGATAGACATAATTGCCGAAGCTCTTTTAAAACTGGGGCCTTATACGAAATTTTTAATTGAGGGTCATACGGCAGATCTTAATAAGCCTGAGGACGAAAAAATTCTTTCGGTTCAAAGGGCGGAAAGAATCGCAGATGAAATTTCTAAGAGGGGTATTGACCGCTCAAGGATTATGACAGCCGGTTATGGAAGTACAAGGCCGTTGGCTCCCAGCAATAATGAAAAGAATATGGCAAAAAACCGCCGTGTAGAGATTACTGTAATAAGGGAATAA
- a CDS encoding DUF188 domain-containing protein has product MKIWVDADSCPVRIRQITVKAADRLSLRVIFAANREIPLPKSENVEMAVTENTEQAADVYITENAQKGDLAITRDIPLAKTLVDKGLYVINDRGTIFTKDNINTYLSARNFMYELQANGLAPEKTNSFGKKEIQKFSNLLDSILSKALKARSLGMEI; this is encoded by the coding sequence ATGAAAATTTGGGTAGATGCCGATTCATGCCCGGTAAGAATACGTCAAATTACGGTTAAGGCTGCAGATCGGCTGAGTCTCCGGGTAATTTTTGCGGCAAACAGGGAAATACCTCTCCCCAAATCGGAAAATGTAGAAATGGCCGTTACGGAAAATACCGAACAAGCAGCTGACGTGTACATTACCGAAAATGCACAAAAGGGAGATTTGGCAATAACGCGGGATATCCCCTTGGCCAAAACATTGGTCGATAAGGGACTTTATGTGATAAATGACAGAGGTACGATTTTTACCAAAGACAACATAAATACCTATTTATCTGCAAGGAATTTTATGTATGAGCTTCAGGCCAACGGCCTCGCTCCCGAAAAAACGAATTCTTTCGGTAAAAAGGAAATTCAAAAATTTTCCAATCTTTTAGACAGTATTTTGAGCAAAGCCTTAAAGGCAAGGTCCTTAGGCATGGAAATTTGA
- a CDS encoding alpha/beta hydrolase: MQTIYQTMSDGAAIAVHQWLPKKKPKAVIHIVHGMAEHALRYEDFAEDACTRGFTVFAADHRGHGKTCGNIMLKGYLADKDGFKRVVEDQKEINDEVNKIYQDIPIIILGHSFGSFITQNYIENYGQTVKAAILVGSAGPNSMMNIAGAAAGLNKLFSGRKKPSKFMDKLSFGSYNKTVDKPKTNFDWLSRDEEEVQKYIADEYCGFICTVGFYQDLIKGLKQTHKPSEMAKIPNELPILITSGDKDPVSNLGKSVKKLYDIYKTNGINDLELKLYKDARHEILNETNKEEVKADIFAWIEKRL, from the coding sequence ATGCAGACAATTTATCAAACAATGAGTGACGGAGCAGCTATTGCAGTACATCAGTGGTTGCCCAAAAAAAAGCCCAAGGCCGTAATTCATATAGTCCATGGTATGGCAGAACACGCTCTTAGATATGAAGACTTTGCCGAAGATGCATGTACGCGCGGATTTACGGTATTTGCAGCAGATCATCGAGGTCACGGCAAGACTTGCGGAAACATAATGCTTAAAGGTTATCTCGCCGATAAGGACGGCTTTAAGCGGGTTGTCGAAGATCAAAAAGAGATAAACGATGAAGTTAATAAAATCTATCAGGATATTCCCATTATAATACTCGGACACTCATTCGGCTCTTTTATAACACAAAATTATATAGAAAACTACGGTCAAACCGTAAAAGCCGCCATACTGGTAGGAAGTGCAGGTCCGAATTCGATGATGAACATTGCGGGAGCCGCCGCAGGTTTAAACAAATTATTTTCCGGGCGAAAAAAGCCTTCAAAGTTTATGGATAAACTCAGCTTTGGCTCTTACAATAAAACCGTAGATAAGCCTAAAACAAATTTCGACTGGCTTTCACGGGATGAAGAAGAAGTTCAAAAATACATTGCTGACGAGTATTGCGGATTTATTTGTACGGTAGGTTTTTACCAAGACCTGATCAAAGGCCTAAAGCAAACACATAAGCCCTCAGAAATGGCAAAAATCCCCAATGAACTGCCGATACTTATTACCTCAGGCGATAAAGACCCTGTTTCAAACCTTGGTAAGAGCGTAAAAAAACTATATGATATATATAAAACAAACGGAATAAACGACCTTGAACTAAAACTTTATAAAGACGCCCGTCATGAAATATTAAACGAAACCAATAAAGAAGAAGTTAAGGCCGATATATTCGCATGGATAGAAAAAAGACTATAA